One Antarctobacter heliothermus DNA segment encodes these proteins:
- a CDS encoding murein hydrolase activator EnvC family protein, translating into MKRLALILALWAAQVTAQDAGAQARAAAEALEAASVLLGTAEEAQDRVAALTDTVRAYEDGLAAMREGLRAATIRETELSRRLAGQEAEVARLLGALMAVGDRAATRTLIHPEGPLGAARSGMLVAAVTPGLADRASALRADLEEVTALRSLQQNAADTLQSGLSGVQTARTALSKAIAERTDLPRRFTEDPIRTAILISATETLQGFASGLAEISEDDSAPPLPAIEDRKGALPLPVRGVILHEAGDRDAAGVSRPGIVVATRPGALVTSPTAATIRYAGPLLDYGLVVILEPQADLMFVLAGLDTTFGEAGQVVPAGSPVGLMGGAAGNNLSPSGEGAGAGRSETLYIEVREGDVPEDPLRWFTTDKG; encoded by the coding sequence GTGAAACGTCTTGCGCTCATTCTTGCCCTTTGGGCCGCACAGGTGACCGCGCAGGATGCGGGGGCGCAGGCGCGCGCCGCGGCTGAGGCGCTAGAGGCCGCGTCAGTCCTGCTCGGCACCGCGGAAGAGGCGCAGGACCGGGTGGCAGCGCTGACCGACACTGTGCGCGCCTATGAGGATGGGCTGGCCGCAATGCGGGAGGGCCTGCGCGCCGCCACGATCCGCGAAACGGAACTCAGCCGGAGATTGGCGGGGCAGGAGGCAGAGGTGGCCCGCCTGCTGGGCGCACTCATGGCGGTCGGCGATCGGGCCGCCACACGCACGCTGATCCATCCGGAGGGGCCGCTGGGCGCGGCACGGTCAGGCATGTTGGTGGCAGCCGTGACGCCGGGTTTGGCGGACAGGGCGTCAGCGCTGCGCGCAGATCTGGAAGAGGTCACAGCCCTACGCTCATTGCAACAGAATGCGGCGGACACGCTGCAATCGGGCTTGAGCGGCGTGCAAACTGCGCGCACGGCCCTCAGCAAGGCCATCGCCGAACGCACGGATCTGCCGCGCCGCTTTACCGAGGACCCGATCCGAACCGCCATCCTGATCTCGGCCACGGAGACGTTGCAGGGTTTTGCCTCGGGGCTGGCGGAAATCTCCGAGGACGACAGCGCACCGCCGCTGCCGGCCATTGAGGACCGCAAAGGCGCGCTGCCGCTGCCGGTGCGCGGCGTGATTCTGCATGAGGCAGGTGACCGCGACGCCGCAGGTGTGTCGCGCCCCGGAATCGTTGTGGCCACACGCCCCGGCGCACTGGTCACATCGCCCACGGCGGCAACCATTCGCTACGCTGGTCCGCTGCTGGACTACGGTCTGGTCGTAATCCTTGAACCTCAGGCCGACCTGATGTTTGTTCTGGCCGGACTGGACACCACGTTTGGCGAAGCCGGGCAGGTTGTGCCCGCTGGATCGCCGGTCGGGCTGATGGGGGGCGCGGCAGGCAATAATTTGTCACCTTCAGGTGAGGGGGCTGGCGCAGGCCGGTCCGAAACGCTCTATATAGAGGTCAGAGAGGGCGACGTGCCCGAAGATCCACTGCGGTGGTTCACAACCGACAAGGGATGA
- a CDS encoding lytic murein transglycosylase gives MYRAYFGLIALLLTAPVVSAEAVDRSLRPVARGETSLTPATIPPEEEVVARAATLTDGAFAPALSLRPTLRPAALQAEAALSARITGTQAGFAAWVQEFRPRALEQGVRAETFDRAFKDVAFDRKVVERDRNQSEFTKTIWVYLDSAASDARVRNGKAALRKNAALLDQIEENYGVQKEVVVAIWGLESAYGTFRGSTPVIQSMASLAYDARRAEFFEEQVIDALKILQQGDTTPDRLKGSWAGAMGHTQFMPGSFQRLAVDHDGDGRRNIWDDDPADALASTANYLKANGWKTGVPWGVEVTLPKGFDYLEAKREVTRLPSAWARKGVVGVDGEPVKDFGPASVLLPAGHQGTAFLIFENFEVIETYNTADAYVIGVGHLADRIAGGAPFSGSWPREDRALTFQERIELQKRLTAAGFDTEGIDAKIGPLTVEAVRNFQQSKGLVPDGYASPAILKRLR, from the coding sequence ATGTATCGCGCGTATTTCGGACTGATCGCCCTGCTTTTGACCGCCCCCGTAGTTTCGGCCGAGGCAGTCGACAGGTCTTTGCGCCCCGTTGCGCGGGGCGAAACGTCCCTGACGCCCGCCACTATCCCGCCAGAGGAAGAGGTGGTCGCCCGCGCCGCCACCCTGACAGACGGTGCCTTTGCGCCTGCCCTGTCGCTGCGCCCTACGCTGCGCCCCGCCGCGCTACAGGCTGAGGCGGCGCTGTCTGCTCGGATCACCGGCACGCAGGCCGGGTTTGCCGCTTGGGTGCAAGAGTTTCGGCCCCGGGCCCTGGAACAGGGCGTGCGCGCAGAAACCTTTGATCGCGCCTTCAAGGATGTGGCGTTCGATCGCAAAGTGGTCGAACGGGACCGCAACCAATCGGAATTTACCAAGACGATCTGGGTCTACCTCGACAGCGCCGCATCGGACGCCCGCGTTCGCAACGGCAAGGCCGCCCTGCGCAAGAACGCTGCGCTGCTGGACCAGATCGAGGAGAACTACGGCGTCCAGAAAGAGGTTGTCGTGGCGATCTGGGGCTTGGAGTCCGCCTATGGCACCTTTCGCGGATCAACCCCGGTCATCCAGAGCATGGCGAGCCTGGCCTATGATGCGCGGCGCGCGGAGTTCTTTGAGGAACAGGTGATCGACGCGCTGAAGATCCTGCAACAAGGCGACACGACACCCGACAGGCTGAAAGGATCCTGGGCCGGGGCCATGGGGCACACGCAGTTCATGCCGGGATCGTTCCAGCGGCTTGCCGTCGATCACGATGGCGACGGGAGGCGCAATATCTGGGATGACGATCCCGCCGACGCGCTGGCGTCCACCGCCAACTACCTGAAAGCCAACGGCTGGAAGACGGGCGTGCCTTGGGGGGTCGAGGTGACGCTGCCCAAAGGTTTCGACTATCTGGAGGCCAAGCGCGAGGTCACCCGCCTGCCCTCTGCCTGGGCACGCAAAGGCGTGGTGGGCGTGGACGGTGAGCCGGTCAAGGACTTCGGTCCCGCCTCTGTGCTCCTACCAGCCGGCCATCAGGGCACGGCCTTTTTGATCTTTGAAAATTTCGAGGTGATCGAGACCTATAACACCGCCGACGCCTATGTGATCGGCGTGGGCCATCTGGCGGACCGGATTGCAGGCGGTGCCCCGTTCAGCGGTAGCTGGCCACGCGAGGACCGGGCGTTGACCTTTCAGGAGCGCATCGAGTTGCAGAAACGTCTGACCGCAGCGGGGTTTGACACCGAAGGGATCGACGCCAAGATCGGCCCGCTCACCGTCGAGGCGGTGCGCAATTTTCAACAGTCAAAGGGGTTGGTGCCGGACGGTTATGCCTCACCCGCGATCCTCAAACGTTTGCGCTAA
- a CDS encoding S41 family peptidase, which yields MRKFVMAAVGGTLASVVATTQLVGPLLAQEGARPQSVYEQLDLFGDIFERIRAQYVEEVDEKDLIEAAINGMLTSLDPHSGYLAPEDAADMRVQTRGEFGGLGIEVTQEDGFVKVVSPMDGTPADAAGMEAGDFITHVDGESVLGLTLDEAVDMMRGPVGSEIVITVVREGVEEPFDVSIIRDTIKLTAVRTRTEGETVVLRVTTFNDQTFANLADGLAKQVEEAGGIDKINGFVVDLRNNPGGLLNQAIMVSDAFLDKGEIVSTRGRDPADGDRYNAQPGDLAEGKPLVVLINGGSASASEIVAGALQDHRRAIVVGTKSFGKGSVQTVMPLRGNGAMRLTTSRYYTPSGRSIQALGVSPDIVVEQPRRDPNAVEEEEPANPFRRTEADLRGSLDNDSLTPEEIEQIQADRAKAEAAAKLREEDYQLAYAIDILKGLSALAPRD from the coding sequence ATGAGGAAATTCGTGATGGCCGCAGTGGGCGGCACGCTGGCGTCCGTCGTGGCGACCACCCAACTGGTGGGGCCGCTGCTGGCGCAAGAAGGGGCACGCCCGCAAAGCGTCTATGAACAGCTTGACCTGTTCGGCGACATCTTTGAACGCATTCGCGCGCAATATGTCGAGGAGGTTGATGAAAAGGACCTGATCGAGGCAGCCATCAACGGGATGCTCACCTCACTTGATCCGCATTCGGGCTATTTGGCCCCCGAGGATGCCGCCGACATGCGTGTGCAGACTCGTGGTGAATTCGGCGGTCTGGGCATCGAAGTCACGCAGGAAGACGGCTTTGTCAAAGTGGTCTCGCCCATGGATGGCACTCCGGCAGACGCGGCGGGCATGGAGGCTGGTGATTTCATCACCCATGTTGACGGCGAAAGCGTGCTGGGCCTGACACTGGATGAAGCGGTGGACATGATGCGTGGGCCGGTCGGCTCTGAGATCGTGATCACCGTGGTGCGCGAAGGCGTCGAGGAACCCTTTGATGTCTCAATCATCCGCGATACCATCAAGCTCACTGCGGTGCGGACCCGTACAGAGGGTGAAACCGTGGTGCTGCGCGTCACGACCTTCAACGACCAGACGTTTGCCAACCTTGCCGATGGACTGGCCAAACAGGTCGAAGAAGCGGGCGGCATCGACAAGATCAACGGCTTTGTCGTCGATCTGCGCAACAACCCGGGTGGCTTGCTGAATCAGGCGATCATGGTGTCCGATGCGTTCCTCGACAAAGGTGAGATCGTGTCGACCCGTGGCCGCGATCCCGCCGATGGCGACCGCTACAACGCCCAGCCGGGCGATCTGGCCGAAGGCAAGCCGCTGGTGGTGCTGATCAATGGCGGCTCTGCCTCTGCGTCCGAGATTGTCGCCGGTGCGCTGCAGGATCACCGCCGTGCTATCGTCGTGGGCACCAAATCGTTTGGCAAAGGCTCTGTCCAGACGGTGATGCCGCTGCGCGGCAATGGCGCGATGCGCCTGACGACCTCGCGTTACTACACACCCTCGGGCCGGTCGATTCAGGCGCTGGGCGTGTCGCCCGACATCGTGGTCGAACAGCCGCGCCGTGATCCCAACGCGGTGGAAGAAGAAGAACCCGCGAACCCGTTCCGCCGCACCGAGGCGGACCTGCGCGGCAGCCTCGACAACGACTCGCTGACGCCGGAAGAGATCGAGCAGATCCAAGCAGACCGCGCCAAGGCAGAGGCCGCCGCCAAACTGCGTGAAGAGGATTATCAACTGGCCTACGCCATCGACATCCTCAAGGGGCTGTCGGCTCTGGCACCCAGGGACTGA
- the carB gene encoding carbamoyl-phosphate synthase large subunit codes for MPKRTDIQSIMIIGAGPIIIGQACEFDYSGAQACKALREEGYRVILVNSNPATIMTDPGLADATYIEPITPEVVARIIEKERPDALLPTMGGQTGLNTSLALEEMGVLEKFGVEMIGAKREAIEMAEDRKLFREAMDRIGLENPKATIVTAPKNAKGKFDLDAGVSIALETLEYVGLPAIIRPAFTLGGTGGGVAYNREDYIHYCRTGMDASPVGQILVDESLLGWKEFEMEVVRDKADNAIIVCAIENVDPMGVHTGDSITVAPALTLTDKEYQIMRNGSIAVLREIGVETGGSNVQWAVNPENGRMVVIEMNPRVSRSSALASKATGFPIAKIAAKLAIGYTLDELDNDITKVTPASFEPTIDYVVTKIPKFAFEKFPGAQPLLTTAMKSVGEAMAIGRTIHESLQKALASMESGLTGFDEVDIPGVGVDAWSIPADKSAVIKAIGQQTPDRMRTIAQAMRHGLTDDEIHGTTMFDPWFLARIREIVEAEAEIRANGLPQDADGMRALKMMGFTDARLAKLTGFAEKDVRSRRHAQGVTAVFKRIDTCAAEFEAQTPYMYSTYEEPMMGEVECEARPSDRKKVVILGGGPNRIGQGIEFDYCCCHACFALTDAGYETIMINCNPETVSTDYDTSDRLYFEPLTFEHVMEILRVELENGTLHGVIVQFGGQTPLKLANALEAEGIPILGTTPDAIDLAEDRERFQALVNQLGLKQPRNGIASTDAQALAIAEDIGFPLVIRPSYVLGGRAMEIVRDMDHLRRYISEAVVVSGDSPVLLDSYLSGAVELDVDALCDGQNVHVAGIMQHIEEAGVHSGDSACSLPPYSLGKPILQEIEKQTHALAKALNVVGLMNVQFAIKPNEAGEDEIYLIEVNPRASRTVPFVAKATDSAIASIAARIMAGEPLSNFPLRAGYAEDTDYDTDVPMADPMTLADPNMPWFSVKEAVLPFARFPGVDTILGPEMRSTGEVMGWDRSFPRAFLKAQMGAGTILPQEGAVFFSIKDEDKTPQIAETARVLVDLGFTIVATQGTATFLEAHGIACELVKKVYEGRPNVVDLMKDGGIQLVMNTTEGAAAVADSREIRSVALYDKIPYYTTAAGAHAAALAMKEREEGELVVKSLQG; via the coding sequence ATGCCGAAGAGAACCGATATCCAGTCGATCATGATCATCGGAGCGGGTCCCATCATTATCGGACAGGCCTGCGAGTTCGATTATTCCGGCGCTCAGGCCTGCAAGGCGCTGCGCGAAGAGGGCTACCGGGTCATTCTGGTCAACTCGAACCCGGCCACGATCATGACAGACCCCGGTCTGGCCGATGCCACCTATATCGAGCCGATCACACCCGAGGTTGTCGCGCGCATCATCGAAAAGGAACGCCCCGACGCGCTTCTGCCCACAATGGGCGGACAGACGGGCCTGAACACCTCGCTCGCGCTTGAGGAAATGGGCGTGCTGGAGAAATTCGGCGTCGAGATGATCGGCGCCAAGCGTGAGGCCATCGAGATGGCCGAGGACCGCAAGCTCTTCCGCGAGGCGATGGACCGCATCGGCCTTGAGAACCCCAAGGCCACCATCGTCACCGCGCCCAAGAACGCCAAGGGCAAGTTCGATCTGGATGCTGGCGTGTCGATCGCACTGGAAACGCTGGAATATGTCGGCTTGCCCGCCATCATCCGCCCCGCCTTTACCCTTGGCGGCACCGGCGGCGGCGTGGCCTATAACCGCGAGGATTACATCCACTACTGCCGCACCGGCATGGATGCCTCTCCTGTGGGTCAGATCCTTGTGGATGAGTCGCTGCTGGGCTGGAAAGAGTTCGAGATGGAGGTCGTCCGCGACAAGGCGGACAACGCGATCATCGTCTGCGCCATCGAAAACGTCGATCCGATGGGCGTTCACACCGGCGATTCGATCACCGTTGCCCCGGCGCTGACGCTGACCGACAAGGAATACCAGATCATGCGCAACGGCTCCATCGCCGTGCTGCGTGAGATCGGCGTCGAAACCGGCGGCTCGAACGTGCAGTGGGCGGTGAACCCCGAAAACGGCCGCATGGTCGTGATCGAGATGAACCCGCGTGTCAGCCGCTCCTCCGCTCTGGCGTCGAAGGCGACCGGTTTCCCCATCGCCAAGATCGCCGCCAAGCTGGCCATCGGCTACACGCTGGATGAGCTGGACAACGACATCACCAAGGTCACGCCAGCCAGCTTTGAGCCGACCATCGACTATGTCGTCACCAAGATCCCCAAGTTTGCCTTCGAAAAATTCCCCGGCGCACAGCCGCTGCTGACCACCGCGATGAAATCCGTGGGTGAGGCGATGGCCATCGGCCGCACCATCCACGAATCGCTGCAAAAGGCGCTCGCCTCGATGGAATCCGGCCTGACCGGCTTTGATGAGGTCGACATCCCCGGTGTTGGCGTTGACGCATGGTCGATCCCCGCCGACAAATCCGCCGTCATCAAGGCCATCGGCCAGCAAACCCCCGACCGGATGCGCACCATTGCGCAGGCCATGCGCCACGGCCTGACCGATGACGAAATCCACGGCACCACCATGTTTGACCCGTGGTTCCTTGCCCGCATCCGCGAGATCGTCGAGGCCGAGGCCGAGATCCGCGCAAACGGCCTGCCGCAGGATGCCGACGGCATGCGCGCGCTCAAGATGATGGGCTTTACCGATGCGCGCCTCGCCAAGCTGACCGGCTTTGCCGAAAAAGACGTGCGCAGCCGCCGCCACGCGCAGGGCGTCACCGCCGTCTTCAAACGCATCGACACCTGCGCGGCCGAGTTTGAGGCGCAAACCCCCTACATGTACTCCACCTACGAAGAGCCCATGATGGGCGAGGTGGAATGTGAGGCGCGCCCTAGCGACCGCAAAAAGGTCGTCATCCTCGGTGGTGGCCCCAACCGCATCGGGCAGGGGATCGAATTCGATTACTGCTGCTGCCACGCCTGCTTTGCCCTGACCGACGCGGGCTATGAAACCATCATGATCAACTGCAACCCGGAAACCGTGTCGACCGACTACGACACCTCGGACCGGTTGTACTTTGAGCCGCTGACCTTTGAACACGTCATGGAAATCCTGCGGGTCGAGCTGGAAAATGGCACCCTGCACGGCGTCATCGTGCAGTTCGGCGGCCAGACCCCGCTGAAACTCGCCAACGCGCTAGAGGCAGAGGGCATCCCGATCCTTGGCACCACGCCCGACGCCATCGACCTTGCCGAAGACCGCGAACGCTTTCAGGCGCTGGTCAACCAACTTGGCCTGAAACAGCCGCGCAACGGCATCGCCTCGACCGACGCACAGGCGCTGGCCATCGCCGAGGACATCGGCTTTCCGCTGGTGATCCGCCCCTCTTACGTTCTGGGCGGCCGCGCGATGGAAATCGTCCGCGATATGGACCACCTGCGCCGCTACATCTCAGAGGCGGTTGTGGTGTCCGGCGACAGCCCCGTGCTGCTGGACAGCTACCTGTCCGGTGCGGTCGAACTGGACGTTGACGCGCTCTGCGACGGGCAGAACGTCCACGTCGCGGGCATCATGCAGCACATCGAAGAGGCGGGCGTTCACTCGGGCGATTCCGCCTGCTCGCTGCCGCCCTATTCGCTGGGCAAACCGATCCTGCAAGAGATCGAAAAACAGACCCACGCGCTGGCCAAGGCCCTGAATGTCGTCGGCCTGATGAACGTCCAATTCGCCATCAAACCCAATGAGGCCGGCGAGGATGAGATCTACCTGATTGAGGTCAACCCCCGCGCCAGCCGCACCGTGCCTTTCGTCGCCAAGGCGACCGACAGCGCCATCGCCTCCATCGCCGCCCGCATCATGGCGGGTGAGCCGCTGTCCAACTTCCCCCTCCGCGCGGGCTATGCCGAAGACACCGACTACGACACCGATGTGCCGATGGCCGACCCGATGACATTGGCCGATCCGAACATGCCGTGGTTCTCTGTCAAAGAGGCGGTGCTGCCCTTCGCCCGCTTCCCCGGTGTCGACACGATCCTTGGCCCGGAAATGCGCTCCACCGGTGAGGTCATGGGCTGGGACCGCTCGTTCCCGCGCGCCTTCCTCAAGGCGCAAATGGGCGCAGGCACCATCCTGCCACAAGAGGGCGCGGTGTTCTTCTCCATCAAGGATGAGGACAAGACCCCCCAGATCGCCGAAACCGCGCGCGTCCTTGTGGACCTTGGGTTCACCATCGTGGCCACTCAGGGCACCGCGACCTTCCTGGAGGCGCACGGGATCGCCTGCGAACTGGTCAAAAAGGTCTACGAAGGCCGCCCCAACGTGGTCGACTTGATGAAGGACGGCGGCATCCAACTGGTGATGAACACCACCGAAGGCGCCGCCGCCGTGGCCGACAGCCGCGAAATCCGCTCTGTCGCGCTCTACGACAAGATCCCCTACTACACGACCGCCGCGGGCGCCCATGCGGCGGCCTTGGCGATGAAAGAGCGTGAAGAGGGTGAGTTGGTGGTGAAAAGCTTGCAGGGGTGA
- a CDS encoding RNA pyrophosphohydrolase, whose translation MTPEQIAALPYRRNVGVMLVNTRGQAFVGQRIDSDIPAWQMPQGGIDKGEDPKDAALRELEEETGVPRDLVTVEAETDGWIAYDLPHDIVPRIWKGRYKGQEQKWFLLRFHGTDDQVRLDADDHQEFSEWCWMSADEVVSQIVPFKRMVYEQVINAFRKHL comes from the coding sequence ATGACCCCCGAACAGATTGCCGCCTTGCCGTATCGCCGCAACGTTGGCGTCATGCTGGTCAACACCCGGGGCCAGGCCTTTGTCGGCCAGCGGATCGACAGTGACATTCCCGCTTGGCAGATGCCACAGGGCGGGATCGACAAAGGCGAAGATCCCAAGGATGCCGCGCTGCGCGAACTTGAAGAAGAAACCGGCGTGCCCCGCGACCTTGTCACCGTCGAGGCCGAAACCGATGGCTGGATCGCCTACGATCTGCCGCATGACATCGTGCCAAGGATCTGGAAAGGCCGCTACAAGGGACAGGAACAGAAATGGTTCCTGCTGCGCTTTCACGGCACGGACGATCAGGTGCGTCTGGACGCCGACGATCATCAGGAGTTTTCCGAATGGTGCTGGATGTCGGCGGACGAGGTGGTCTCGCAGATCGTGCCGTTCAAACGCATGGTCTACGAACAGGTGATCAACGCGTTCCGGAAACATCTCTGA
- a CDS encoding DUF3592 domain-containing protein, protein METRKPIPLIVAGLFALLFLVLLAMIYSASTRATRFERDGVDATAVFVSGRSQRTNTQPDKPPRLRYYATVTFEAAGRRITVETQVTRDFLRAMEQGTRVALRYLPDDPRSIQLDPLFESRNMALAWMFLLFFAGCLIVPPVQRWRKARRVESTAPEPRVRPKAGPLPRWVRVVSVILMICAAVSFFTLSIWLRYAVEAWALPHIGWVSLPLAMASMLVSPVGFGVANLAMIWEVQRSLRVGGGGGGGGLKPALRCFVGCVPASLWTIRQGSARLRCDDAGQVLARRASGPCSALEAGASLIGQIAVARRQLGFRYALLRRTRVPSKTNANPTRSETVPLSIASPVFSALPRY, encoded by the coding sequence ATGGAGACGCGCAAACCGATCCCTCTGATCGTCGCCGGTCTGTTCGCGCTGTTGTTCCTTGTCCTGCTGGCCATGATCTACAGCGCCTCAACCCGCGCCACGCGGTTTGAGCGTGATGGGGTGGACGCGACAGCGGTCTTTGTCTCTGGCCGCAGTCAAAGGACCAACACGCAACCGGATAAGCCGCCCCGCCTTCGGTACTATGCCACCGTAACGTTTGAGGCTGCGGGCCGCAGGATCACGGTCGAAACGCAGGTCACGCGGGATTTCCTGCGCGCGATGGAACAAGGCACGCGCGTCGCGCTGCGCTATCTGCCCGACGATCCGCGCAGCATCCAACTGGACCCGCTGTTCGAAAGCCGGAACATGGCGCTGGCGTGGATGTTTCTGCTGTTCTTTGCCGGATGCCTGATCGTACCGCCGGTGCAACGCTGGCGAAAGGCCCGACGGGTGGAGAGTACAGCGCCGGAACCGCGCGTCCGACCCAAGGCCGGGCCATTGCCGCGATGGGTGCGGGTGGTGTCGGTGATTTTGATGATCTGCGCGGCAGTGTCGTTCTTTACCCTGTCGATCTGGCTGCGGTACGCGGTCGAGGCTTGGGCCTTGCCGCATATTGGATGGGTGAGCCTGCCTTTGGCGATGGCGTCGATGTTGGTGTCGCCGGTGGGGTTTGGCGTGGCGAATTTGGCGATGATCTGGGAGGTGCAGAGGTCTCTGCGGGTGGGGGGGGGCGGAGGAGGTGGCGGGCTGAAGCCCGCCCTACGGTGTTTTGTGGGATGTGTGCCAGCCTCGCTTTGGACAATCCGTCAAGGATCGGCGCGCCTTCGCTGCGACGATGCCGGTCAGGTGCTCGCCCGGCGGGCTTCCGGCCCGTGTTCCGCGCTTGAGGCAGGTGCATCGTTGATAGGACAAATAGCAGTTGCTAGGCGCCAATTGGGGTTTCGCTACGCCCTGCTGCGTCGCACGAGGGTACCCAGCAAAACAAATGCAAACCCGACAAGAAGCGAGACAGTTCCTTTGTCTATCGCTTCCCCGGTGTTCTCTGCACTTCCAAGGTATTGA
- the gpmI gene encoding 2,3-bisphosphoglycerate-independent phosphoglycerate mutase encodes MKPVILTILDGWGLREDAEHNAPKLAKTPTMDRLTATCPHATLITHGPDVGLPTGQMGNSEVGHTNIGAGRVVAMDLGQIDLAIEDGSFFQNTEILSFAETVKNAGGTAHLMGLTSDGGVHAHTDHILAAAKALTDQGLSVAIHVITDGRDVPPTSAGDQIAAFEAALPEGAKIVSVSGRYYAMDRDTRWDRVEKAYRAMVEGDAPSQPDVLTGIKASYADDKADEFILPFIVDGYTGIAEGDGVFFLNFRADRAREILSAIGDPEFDGFARTLKPLSGLLGMVDYSKAHGAYMTTAYPKQTIVNTLGEWVAKQGKTQFRLAETEKYPHVTFFLNGGKETPEPHEDRFMPKSPKVATYDLQPEMSAGEVTEKFLEAIDHGYDLIVVNFANPDMVGHTGDLQAAMKACEAVDAGLGQVVAKLEETGGALLVIADHGNCETMVDPETGGPHTAHTTNLVPVILFGGPEAAQLRDGRLADVAPTLLQLMDLPQPEEMTGVSLIK; translated from the coding sequence ATGAAACCCGTCATCCTCACTATTCTCGACGGCTGGGGCCTGCGCGAGGACGCGGAACACAACGCGCCCAAGCTGGCCAAGACCCCCACGATGGACCGCCTCACCGCGACCTGCCCGCATGCCACGCTGATCACCCACGGCCCCGACGTCGGCCTGCCCACGGGCCAGATGGGCAACTCAGAGGTGGGCCACACAAATATCGGCGCGGGCCGGGTGGTCGCCATGGACCTCGGCCAGATTGACCTCGCCATCGAGGACGGGTCCTTTTTCCAGAACACCGAGATCCTCAGCTTTGCCGAGACAGTCAAAAATGCGGGCGGCACGGCACATCTGATGGGGCTGACCTCCGACGGGGGCGTCCACGCCCACACCGATCACATCCTCGCCGCCGCCAAGGCCCTGACTGATCAAGGGCTGTCCGTCGCCATCCACGTCATCACCGACGGCCGCGACGTGCCGCCCACCTCTGCCGGGGACCAGATCGCTGCGTTCGAGGCCGCCTTGCCCGAAGGCGCCAAAATCGTCAGCGTGAGCGGGCGCTACTACGCGATGGACCGCGACACGCGCTGGGACCGCGTCGAAAAAGCCTATCGCGCCATGGTCGAAGGCGACGCGCCATCGCAGCCTGACGTCCTCACCGGGATCAAGGCCAGCTACGCCGACGACAAGGCCGATGAATTCATTCTGCCCTTCATTGTCGACGGCTACACCGGAATCGCCGAGGGCGACGGCGTATTCTTTCTCAACTTTCGCGCGGATCGCGCGCGGGAAATCCTGTCCGCTATCGGTGACCCAGAGTTCGACGGCTTCGCCCGTACGCTCAAACCCCTGTCGGGCCTGTTGGGCATGGTGGACTATTCCAAGGCACATGGTGCCTACATGACCACGGCCTATCCTAAACAAACCATCGTCAACACGCTGGGCGAATGGGTGGCCAAACAGGGCAAGACGCAGTTCCGTCTGGCCGAGACAGAGAAATATCCACACGTCACTTTCTTTCTGAATGGCGGCAAGGAAACGCCGGAACCGCATGAGGACCGCTTTATGCCCAAGTCGCCCAAGGTGGCGACCTATGACCTGCAGCCAGAGATGTCGGCGGGCGAAGTGACAGAGAAATTCCTTGAGGCCATCGACCACGGTTATGACCTGATCGTGGTGAACTTTGCCAACCCTGACATGGTCGGCCACACTGGCGATTTGCAAGCTGCGATGAAAGCCTGTGAAGCGGTGGATGCGGGCCTTGGCCAAGTGGTTGCCAAGCTGGAGGAAACCGGCGGCGCGCTACTGGTCATTGCCGATCACGGCAATTGCGAAACCATGGTCGATCCTGAAACCGGCGGGCCGCACACCGCGCATACCACCAATCTAGTCCCGGTGATCCTGTTCGGCGGGCCAGAGGCCGCGCAGCTGCGTGACGGACGGCTGGCGGATGTCGCGCCGACGCTGTTGCAACTGATGGATCTGCCGCAGCCCGAGGAAATGACCGGGGTGAGCCTGATCAAGTGA